The bacterium genome contains the following window.
ATTCCTCCGTTGGAGGCACTCCCGCCGAGGCTTGGACAAGTTATAAAGCGCTCAAAAGCAATCCAAAGTTTAAGCCACTATTGGATATTTGGAGTAAATACGACCAAGAAGTCAAGAATTGGCAGAGGGATGTGGAGAAAGCGAAAAAGGAAGGAAAACCGGAACCACCACATCCCCGAGCTCCCTTCGGTTTGGACCCTCAGTGGGCAGAATGCTGGCGACCATCTGCTCTCTACAACGCCATGATTGCCCCCTTCACTCCCTATCCCATTAGGGGAGCAATTTGGTATCAGGGAGAATCTAATGTGGGAAGGGCGGAGGAGTATTCAGTGCTTTTCCCTGCGATGATAGAGGATTGGAGGAAAGCTTGGGGAATAGGTGAATTTCCCTTCTTATTCGTTCAGCTCGCCAACTTTATGGAACGCAAGCCGGAGCCATCCGAGAGCGCTTGGGCTGAGCTGAGAGAGGCTCAGATGGCTGCCCTCAGCCTTCCAAACACGGGTATGGCTGTGGCTATAGACATCGGAGAGGCAAACGATATTCATCCTAAAAACAAGCAGGATGTTGGCAAACGCCTCGCTTTAGCTGCTTTGGCTAAAGCTTACGACTTCAAGATTGAGTATTCCGGACCATTGTTTGAGAGAATGGAGATAGAGGGAAATAAGGCTCGCATCTTCTTCACCCACACTGGCAGTGGACTGGTGTGTAAGGGAGATAAGCTATTTGGCTTTGCCATAGCAGGTGAGGATAAAAAATTCGTCTGGGCAGAGGCGAAAATAGAGGGGAATACGGTAATAGTTTGGAGCGACAAAGTCCAAAAACCAGTAGCTGTTCGTTATGCTTGGGCTGACAATCCCGAGTGCAATCTCTATAACAAAGAGGGATTGCCAGCTGTTCCATTCAGAACCGACATTCCACCTTATCTTAAGGGAATTTTGCCGGTTAAATATTAATCAAAAAGTCCTTAAGGATTACAAACTTTGCAAGGGACGAAGCCCTGCTTTATGGCTTCGTCCCTTGTTTTGAAATAGACCCTGTTCGCAACGCCTATCTTCTGTGCCCAGGGACAGGTGAGACGATGGAACTTCTTAGAGGATTTATTCCCAATATATTGATAATTTCCCTTCTCAAGAGGTGGCGGGGAGCCGAGAGGCTTGCAAACATCGCAGGGCTTATAGTTTTTCCTCGCTATCTCTCCTGCCCCCATCTCTTTTTTATTTTTATCGGGAATCTTCTTCAATAGAGGGCAATTGGAAAGGTGATAAACCCCTTTAGAGATGTCAACAATATATCTTTCCTCCCACAATCCTCTCCCTTTCTCCATCGCCTCTCTTTGCAGTTTGAGGAAAAGCTCTTGATATTTAACATTGGGCGGAACTGTCATCACTTGTGCGTAGCCATCTTCCACCATCTTCGCATTGACGAAAATCTTGTCTACATAAACATAAGCTAAAAGCCTTCCGTATTTATCATAAGTCTGCACATCAAATTCCAAACGCACCTTCTTGCCCCTAATCAACTTCTCCAAATGCTTCTTCGCTTCCTTGCCGAAGGGTTGTTCACCTAATACGGGATGATGAAGTTCAGGAGCATTTATCCCGATTAAGCGAACGTGCTGTCCATTTTTCAGAACGAAGGTATCGCCATCTATAACCTTCGCAACATCACCTTGGAGGCTCTTGTTAAGCGCAATAAGCCCCAAAATTAAAAGAGGGATGAAGTAGAAAAGCCATCTTCTACTTCTTATCATTTCTTATGCCCCCTTTCCAAATCAACTTCTAAAATAAACCCAAATCCCTCACGAATTTACCCCAATCCTCCATCGTCCACTTAAGGTCTTTAATATTTATTAAATGCCTCGTTTCCCTCACTT
Protein-coding sequences here:
- a CDS encoding sialate O-acetylesterase; translation: MIDIRLSLWFFGALLLFVSLSEAQLKLPTFFSDHMVFQRGQKIKIWGMAKPGTIIIVSLNGKTAKGKANVKGRWQVNLPAMKEGGPYELVVQAGDEKIELKDVYIGEVWIASGQSNMWWPVSESMNAEKEIQEANYPLIRLLQVPLKSSTQLQWDVECKWQVCSPETVKNFSAVAYFFARELYKNLNVPIGMIHSSVGGTPAEAWTSYKALKSNPKFKPLLDIWSKYDQEVKNWQRDVEKAKKEGKPEPPHPRAPFGLDPQWAECWRPSALYNAMIAPFTPYPIRGAIWYQGESNVGRAEEYSVLFPAMIEDWRKAWGIGEFPFLFVQLANFMERKPEPSESAWAELREAQMAALSLPNTGMAVAIDIGEANDIHPKNKQDVGKRLALAALAKAYDFKIEYSGPLFERMEIEGNKARIFFTHTGSGLVCKGDKLFGFAIAGEDKKFVWAEAKIEGNTVIVWSDKVQKPVAVRYAWADNPECNLYNKEGLPAVPFRTDIPPYLKGILPVKY
- a CDS encoding thermonuclease family protein, coding for MVEDGYAQVMTVPPNVKYQELFLKLQREAMEKGRGLWEERYIVDISKGVYHLSNCPLLKKIPDKNKKEMGAGEIARKNYKPCDVCKPLGSPPPLEKGNYQYIGNKSSKKFHRLTCPWAQKIGVANRVYFKTRDEAIKQGFVPCKVCNP